The proteins below are encoded in one region of Neodiprion virginianus isolate iyNeoVirg1 chromosome 7, iyNeoVirg1.1, whole genome shotgun sequence:
- the LOC124308649 gene encoding cullin-5, whose amino-acid sequence MSKTSMAAMLKDRNQFSFAGKWPCMRPVILKLLKQEAVTQGEWQDLFYSVHLVCLWDDKGPPKLRDTLKVDIMDFIQQAQQRVLAHQEEQALLKAYITEWRKFFTQCNYLPTPFRQLETSLAGKTSTQKRNQAEESIVRKLMLDSWNQSIFGDIKQRLQDSAMKLVRAERNGEAFDSQLVIGVRESYVNLCSNTMDKLQIYRDNFEASYIKATEEFYKIKAPEQLSLHGVETYMRYAEVKLREEELRAQKYLEPNSASVQLLTDCCVSVLVATFKSAILAECPRMIQHHETEKLRLMLKLMDRVPDGVSPMLKDLEDHIASAGLADMMAAVDVITQDSEKYVERLLDLFRRFSTLVKEAFDDDPRFLTARDKAYKLVVNDSTVFRLELPVRQGTGVTAPVVPTKPVNSNNGQPESKCPELLANYCDMLLRKTPLSKKLTSDEIESKLRDVLLVLKYVQNKDVFMRYHKAHLTRRLILDTSADSEKEENMVEWLREVGMPADYVNKLARMFQDVKISQDLNQQFKEQCRATIADSINIKILNAGAWARGSERVTVSLPLQLEDYIPEVEEFYKKKHSGRKLQWYHHMSNGTITFCNKMGRFDVDVTTFQMAVLFAWNQRPFEKISYENLRLATELPDTELRRTLWSLCAFPKLRRQLLLVEPSTYSPKEFAHDTRFWVNHEFAIVKNGKLQKRGKINLIGRLQLSTERSKEEDNQSIVQLRILRVQEAIIKILKMRKTINNAQLQTELVDILKNMFLPSKKMIKEQIEWLIEHKYIRRHEDDINTFVYMA is encoded by the exons ATGTCAAAAACTAGTATGGCGGCGATGTTAAAG GACCGGAATCAGTTTAGCTTCGCAGGAAAATGGCCATGCATGCGCCcggtaatattgaaattactGAAACAAGAAGCTGTTACACAAGGGGAATGGCAGGATCTATTTTATTCAGTTCACTTGGTCTGCCTATGGGACGACAAAGGTCCTCCCAAATTAAGGGACACTCTCAAAGTGGACATAATGGATTTCATACAACAAGCACAGCAG AGAGTATTGGCACATCAGGAAGAGCAGGCGTTGCTTAAAGCCTACATAACTGAGTGgcgcaaattttttacccaatGTAATTATTTGCCAACACCGTTTAGGCAACTGGAGACTTCGCTTGCTGGAAAGACTAGTACACAGAAAAGGAATCAAGCGGAGGAAAGTATAGTTAGAAAG TTGATGCTGGACAGTTGGAACCAGAGTATATTTGGAGACataaaacaaaggctacaGGATTCAGCCATGAAGCTGGTGCGGGCGGAAAGAAATGGGGAGGCGTTTGATTCGCAGTTGGTCATTGGTGTTAGAGAATCTTATG TTAATCTGTGTTCAAATACAATGGACAAGCTGCAAATATACAGAGATAATTTTGAGGCATCCTACATAAAAGCCACAgaagaattttacaaaataaaagcTCCTGAGCAACTTTCTCTGCATGGAGTAGAGACTTACATGCGATATGCAGAGGTAAAGTTGAGAGAAGAAGAATTGAGAGCTCAAAAATATTTGGAGCCAAATAGTGCAAGTGTACAGTTGTTGACGGATTGCTGTGTTTCTGTACTTGTCGCTACCTTCAAGTCAGCCATTCTTGCCGAATGTCCTCGCATGATTCAGCATCATGAAACAGAAA agCTCAGACTCATGCTCAAGTTGATGGATCGCGTACCAGATGGAGTGAGTCCAATGTTAAAAGACCTGGAAGATCACATAGCGAGTGCCGGTCTTGCCGATATGATGGCAGCAGTCGATGTGATAACCCAAGACTCTGAGAAATATGTAGAAAGATTGTTGGATCTCTTTAGACGATTTTCTACTCTGGTTAAGGAGGCTTTTGACGACGATCCACGATTCCTCACAGCCAGAGACAAGGCATATAAATTAGTTGTCAATGATTCAACTGTATTCAGACTTGAATTGCCTGTTAGACAAGGTACTGGTGTAACTGCTCCAGTCGTCCCAACTAAACCTGTAAACAGCAATAATGGACAGCCAGAATCCAAGTGTCCTGAACTACTGGCAAATTACTGCGATATGTTGCTCAGAAAAACACCGTTAAGTAAGAAACTTACTTCGGATGAAATCGAGAGCAAACTTCGGGACGTG CTGCTCGTGCTAAAGTACGTTCAAAACAAAGACGTATTCATGAGATACCATAAGGCTCACCTCACTCGGAGATTGATTCTGGATACTTCAGCAGATTCtgagaaggaagaaaatatGGTGGAGTGGTTACGAGAAGTCGGCATGCCTGCGGactatgtaaataaattagcACGCATGTTCCAAGACGTCAAAATTTCCCAAGATCTCAATCAACAATTCAAAGAACAGTGCCGCGCTACCATTGCCGACAGCATTAATATAAAG ATATTGAATGCTGGCGCATGGGCAAGAGGCAGCGAGCGTGTCACTGTCAGTTTACCCCTTCAATTAGAAGATTACATCCCCGAAGTTGAAGAGTTTTACAAAAAGAAGCACAGTGGCCGTAAACTGCAATGGTATCATCACATGTCAAATGGAACG ATAACGTTTTGCAATAAAATGGGGCGATTTGATGTTGACGTGACAACATTTCAAATGGCTGTTCTATTTGCTTGGAATCAACGACCTTTCGAAAAGATTTCATACGAAAATCTTCGATTAGCAACCGAGTTACCAGATACAGAATTAAGGCGTACACTGTGGTCGTTGTGCGCTTTTCCTAAACTTAGACGTCAACTCCTTCTAGTCGAACCTAGCACTTACAGCCCGAAAGAATTCGCGCATGACACTCGTTTCTGGGTGAATCACGAGTTTGCTATTGt AAAAAATGGGAAGTTGCAGAAGAGGGGGAAGATCAATTTGATTGGTCGGTTACAACTGTCAACCGAACGAAGCAAAGAAGAGGACAACCAATCTATCGTACAGCTAAGGATATTGCGAGTACAG gAAGCTatcattaaaattttgaaaatgcgaAAGACGATAAATAACGCCCAATTGCAGACGGAATTGGTcgatatattgaaaaatatgttccTGCCGAGTAAAAAGATGATCAAAGAACAAATTGAGTGGCTAATAGAGCACAAATACATTCGGAGGCATGAGGATGACATCAATACTTTTGTCTACATGGCGTAA
- the LOC124308650 gene encoding protein sarah — protein sequence MEDKREANLDSEHGSSENTENIIINEVDGLPNLHPNYQQLELELEADQDRGDANMRTIDELVRDEDLPTSVIVTNVDPRVFKDPQIMSGIETLFKQFGENATFQYFRSFRRMRVNYSSPSAAAHARIQLHQTRYGETDINCYFAQPVTPIDMEDQHLHPPAPTKQFLISPPASPPVGWEPREEGEPLVNHDLLAAIANLSPGATHELHPGGSGQPGIVVHVCETTNPMKSGPRIQHTRCPEY from the exons ATGGAGGATAAACGAGAGGCGAACCTCGATAGTGAGCATGGGTCCTCGGAGAATACggagaatataataattaacgagGTCGACGGCCTGCCAAACTTGCATCCCAATTACCAACAGCTTGAACTAGAATTGGAAGCTGACCAGGATCGCGGAGACGCGAACATGAGAACGATAGACGAATTAGTCAGAGACGAAGATCTCCCAACTTCAGTAATTGTCACCAATGTAGACCCCAGAGTTTTCAAAGATCCTCAGATAATG AGTGGCATAGAAACACTGTTCAAACAGTTCGGAGAAAACGCCACTTTTCAGTACTTCAGATCTTTCAGACGAATGAGGGTCAACTACAGTTCGCCCAGCGCCGCTGCTCATGCCAGGATACAGCTGCACCAAACACGTTATGGAGAGACGGATATCAACTGCTACTTTGCTCAACCTGTCACGCCAATAG ATATGGAAGATCAGCATCTCCACCCGCCAGCACCAACTAAACAGTTCCTAATTTCACCTCCGGCATCACCGCCAGTTGGTTGGGAGCCTCGGGAAGAAGGCGAGCCGCTCGTGAACCATGATTTACTCGCAGCAATTGCCAACCTATCACCAG GTGCGACCCACGAACTCCATCCAGGCGGATCTGGTCAACCTGGTATAGTTGTCCACGTCTGTGAGACAACGAATCCTATGAAAAGTGGTCCTCGTATACAGCACACACGTTGTCCAGAGTATTAA
- the LOC124308760 gene encoding molybdenum cofactor biosynthesis protein 1 isoform X2 has translation MFRKVYYCKNLVNVAFLSTETATVVKQQTSIQKFRERLKNDTSRGILTDTFGRHHTYLRISLTERCNLRCTYCMPAEGVSLTKRDGILTTDEIVHIASLFVKEGVQKIRLTGGEPTVRQDLVEIVGRLKELEGLEQVAITTNGLTLTRQLSTLQRAGLDGLNISLDTLKEERFEKFTRRKGWPRVMAAIDLAVQLGYDPVKINCVIMRNYNDDELVDFVTFTKDRPIDVRFIEYMPFSGNKWQQNKMVSFQDMKEMIRKVYPEFRALENGPNDTSKAYKVPGFVGQVGFITSMSEHFCSSCNRLRITADGNLKVCLFEGKGEVSLRDALRSGASEEYLREIISGAVLRKKKQHAGMFNLSQMENRPMILIGG, from the exons ATGTTTCGTAAAGTTTattactgtaaaaatttgGTCAATGTCGCGTTTTTATCAACAGAAACAGCGACAGTGGTAAAGCAACAAACGTCG attcaaaaattcaggGAACGACTGAAGAACGACACAAGTCGCGGTATATTGACTGATACTTTTGGAAGACATCACACTTACCTCAGAATATCGTTAACTGAACGATGCAACTTGAGAT gcACATACTGCATGCCTGCCGAAGGTGTTTCATTGACAAAGAGAGACGGCATTTTAACTACCGACGAAATTGTTCACATTGCAAGTCTCTTTGTCAAGGAAGGTGTCCAAAAAATACGTCTTACTGGCGGCGAGCCTACAGTTCGTCAGGATTTAGTAGAAATAGTTG GTCGTCTGAAAGAGTTAGAAGGTTTGGAACAAGTAGCGATAACAACAAACGGGTTGACACTGACACGGCAGCTATCGACGCTCCAAAGAGCTGGTCTTGACGGACTCAACATTTCCTTGGACACTCTCAAAGAAGAACGTTTTGAAAAGTTCACTAGAAGAAAAGGGTGGCCTAGAGTCATGGCAGCTATTGACTTAGCCGTTCAGCTAGGATACGATCCAGTCAAA ATAAACTGTGTTATCATGAGGAATTACAACGACGATGAGCTGGTCGATTTTGTCACATTTACCAAGGACAGACCTATAGATGTACGCTTCATCGAATACATGCCGTTTTCAGGCAATAAATGGCAGCAGAATAAAATGGTTTCGTTTCAAGATATGAAGGAAATGATAAGAAAAGTGTACCCTGAGTTTAGAGCTCTTGAAAATGGTCCCAATGATACATCGAAG GCATACAAGGTACCCGGATTTGTGGGTCAAGTGGGTTTCATTACATCGATGAGTGAGCATTTTTGCAGCTCATGTAACCGATTACGCATCACTGCAGATGGCAACTTGAAAGTATGTCTATTTGAAGGAAAAGGCGAAGTTTCATTGAGAGATGCACTTAGGAGTGGAGCTTCTGAAGAATATTTGCGCGAAATTATAAGTGGGGCagtattgagaaaaaagaaacaacacgCAG GAATGTTCAATCTTTCCCAGATGGAGAATAGACCTATGATTCTGATCGGCGGTTAA
- the LOC124308760 gene encoding molybdenum cofactor biosynthesis protein 1 isoform X1, producing MFRKVYYCKNLVNVAFLSTETATVVKQQTSIQKFRERLKNDTSRGILTDTFGRHHTYLRISLTERCNLRCTYCMPAEGVSLTKRDGILTTDEIVHIASLFVKEGVQKIRLTGGEPTVRQDLVEIVGRLKELEGLEQVAITTNGLTLTRQLSTLQRAGLDGLNISLDTLKEERFEKFTRRKGWPRVMAAIDLAVQLGYDPVKINCVIMRNYNDDELVDFVTFTKDRPIDVRFIEYMPFSGNKWQQNKMVSFQDMKEMIRKVYPEFRALENGPNDTSKAYKVPGFVGQVGFITSMSEHFCSSCNRLRITADGNLKVCLFEGKGEVSLRDALRSGASEEYLREIISGAVLRKKKQHADHLEEHVYSERHNNRNWSSKYKGNIHARERSTTKLSAIRQFSTLTHVDTKSGKASMVDVGEKQVSNRIAKAKGSICVGKTICRLIKENSLQKGDVLTVAQLAGIMAAKRTSDLIPLCHPLALNYVDVRLTLNETLNVVEIESEVRCTGKTGVEMEALTAVSVAALTIYDMCKSVTPRYSMVISDICLLSKTGGSKGNFNR from the exons ATGTTTCGTAAAGTTTattactgtaaaaatttgGTCAATGTCGCGTTTTTATCAACAGAAACAGCGACAGTGGTAAAGCAACAAACGTCG attcaaaaattcaggGAACGACTGAAGAACGACACAAGTCGCGGTATATTGACTGATACTTTTGGAAGACATCACACTTACCTCAGAATATCGTTAACTGAACGATGCAACTTGAGAT gcACATACTGCATGCCTGCCGAAGGTGTTTCATTGACAAAGAGAGACGGCATTTTAACTACCGACGAAATTGTTCACATTGCAAGTCTCTTTGTCAAGGAAGGTGTCCAAAAAATACGTCTTACTGGCGGCGAGCCTACAGTTCGTCAGGATTTAGTAGAAATAGTTG GTCGTCTGAAAGAGTTAGAAGGTTTGGAACAAGTAGCGATAACAACAAACGGGTTGACACTGACACGGCAGCTATCGACGCTCCAAAGAGCTGGTCTTGACGGACTCAACATTTCCTTGGACACTCTCAAAGAAGAACGTTTTGAAAAGTTCACTAGAAGAAAAGGGTGGCCTAGAGTCATGGCAGCTATTGACTTAGCCGTTCAGCTAGGATACGATCCAGTCAAA ATAAACTGTGTTATCATGAGGAATTACAACGACGATGAGCTGGTCGATTTTGTCACATTTACCAAGGACAGACCTATAGATGTACGCTTCATCGAATACATGCCGTTTTCAGGCAATAAATGGCAGCAGAATAAAATGGTTTCGTTTCAAGATATGAAGGAAATGATAAGAAAAGTGTACCCTGAGTTTAGAGCTCTTGAAAATGGTCCCAATGATACATCGAAG GCATACAAGGTACCCGGATTTGTGGGTCAAGTGGGTTTCATTACATCGATGAGTGAGCATTTTTGCAGCTCATGTAACCGATTACGCATCACTGCAGATGGCAACTTGAAAGTATGTCTATTTGAAGGAAAAGGCGAAGTTTCATTGAGAGATGCACTTAGGAGTGGAGCTTCTGAAGAATATTTGCGCGAAATTATAAGTGGGGCagtattgagaaaaaagaaacaacacgCAG ATCACCTTGAAGAACACGTGTATTCGGAGAGGCATAATAATCGCAATTGGAGTTCAAAGTACAAGGGCAATATCCACGCAAGAGAAAGAAGCACAACAAAACTTTCTGCAATTCGACAGTTTTCCACACTGACTCACGTAGATACGAAAAGTGGAAAAGCCAGCATGGTGGATGTGGGTGAAAAACAAGTTAGCAATCGAATAGCCAAGGCTAAAGGATCAATTTGTGTGGGGAAAACTATTTGCAGATTAATAAAAGAGAATAGTTTGCAAAAGGGAGATGTTTTGACAGTCGCACAATTGGCAGGAATAATGGCGGCTAAACGCACTTCAGATTTGATACCTCTTTGTCATCCATTAGCTTTAAATTACGTTGATGTGCGCCTGACATTGAACGAGACGCTGAACGTAGTAGAAATTGAGTCGGAAGTACGATGTACAGGAAAAACGGGAGTTGAAATGGAAGCGTTAACGGCTGTTAGTGTAGCCGCACTAACGATATACGACATGTGCAAGTCTGTAACTCCCCGATATTCTATGGTTATATCTGATATTTGTCTGCTTTCAAAAACTGGAGGAAGTAAAGGCAATTTTAACAGATAA
- the LOC124308759 gene encoding integrator complex subunit 7 gives MIGMRMNAFNDTGLGEPEQDANSALIELDKGLRSNKIGEQCEAIVRFPRLFEKYPFPILINSSLLKLADVFRIGSNFLRVWVLRVCQQSEKHLDKILNVDEFVRRIFSVIHSNDPVARALTLRTLGSVAGIIPERQQVHHSIRRSLDSHDSVEVEAAIYAAQMFAAQSKLFAVSMCSKISDMIRGQATPATMKLQLIPILQYMHHDTSTASMVNDLCMELLGSYPAVEFVRVTLSALTTLASATLVDVPEQVALLLRYLHDDPRAFIKRHALDLLHSLARRGAHLWPQGALTSLIDSTTTLLQDGTVNSGLLIRTLDVIEVLSQSAVTCDANMEKDSPLLCLCVNACYSPDLLVAVKAVTILARVACYCYEEGLPAYGDADVVSCLESLIVLLALDEGHLRQLKVCLRSTVKLCEANPKHCPIFVDAIGSTLINANTEGGQDKGQTVALCEALGAIGSLSENALLPLLPDILLKLEQTSHVHTKVMLCTLLFQTVAGGYEWNAECLKAIEKVVVSIDGWAKYRIARGAARYGHHSVSTKIFQSLKETVASEQLHFWLSGLYLVTSAESHLLDDPKESDGVKKKLGTVERLNGAIARYASACASLKAASTPLRSLQFASEYSKLRCEFLQCMVQLLHSCRSLCTAPPPAIAATVVLATRDDLQRFGRVTQQLRKSAKELRNCAENYQKLYQSAFDADPGSLANIRALQEMCRLMANSVERVCGGVGAAMCQPNETEFNFGESVEMRQLARCCTEVYRLAPSCGREGDGEGGAISHVRVGCLIAQVTLLAGGKVRLPLPRYFFQALQATSVKLSVSPQPRVLGEPVSLPQGSQLALKVEGVLRHGRRASLFRSVAAVCISISTAPPSKINIDQKDTNMNELQQTVIPHRDFFACEFLLSLGSPGAAAAVCGGSTSGSGGGQYQVTASASILDKAGNVWKCGPRSTLQVRVHEEPTKRKLP, from the exons ATGATCGGCATGAGGATGAATGCATTCAACGATACAGGTTTAGGAGAGCCGGAGCAAGATGCAAATTCAGCTCTAATCGAGCTGGATAAAG GTCTTCGGTCGAACAAGATAGGGGAGCAGTGCGAAGCTATCGTACGATTTCCCCGCCTATTCGAAAAATATCCTTTTCCAATCCTGATAAACTCTTCGCTGCTCAAGTTGGCTGACGTCTTTCGGATAGGCAGCAACTTTCTGCGCGTCTGGGTATTGAGGGTTTGCcaacaaagtgaaaaacacTTGGACAAAATTCTTAATGTTGATGAATTTGTCAGACGAATTTTTAGCGTTATTCATTCCAACGATCCAGTTGCAAGAGCGCTTACTCTGCGTACCTTAGGCAGTGTTGCCGGGATCATACCAGAAAGACAACAG GTGCATCACAGTATAAGAAGATCGCTCGATTCTCACGACTCCGTCGAAGTTGAAGCTGCAATTTATGCTGCCCAGATGTTTGCCGCCCAATCGAAGCTCTTTGCAGTTTCAATGTGCAGTAAGATATCGGACATGATTAGAGGACAAGCTACTCCTGCTACAATGAAGTTACAGTTGATACCAATTTTGCAATACATGCATCACGATACGTCAACCGCTTCGATG GTAAATGACTTGTGCATGGAATTACTGGGAAGTTACCCAGCGGTGGAATTTGTAAGGGTAACATTAAGCGCCTTGACCACGCTGGCGTCTGCCACTTTAGTAGACGTCCCAGAACAAGTTGCGTTGCTATTACGCTACTTACACGACGACCCAAGAGCATTCATTAAACGCCATGCTCTCGATCTTCTGCACTCTTTGGCTAGGAGAGGTGCGCATCTCTGGCCACAGGGAGCACTCACAAGTCTGATCG ATAGCACAACAACACTGTTACAAGATGGAACTGTTAACTCTGGTCTTCTAATTAGAACTTTGGATGTAATAGAG gTACTTAGTCAAAGTGCGGTAACCTGTGACGCGAATATGGAGAAAGATAGCCCGCTACTCTGTCTGTGTGTCAATGCATGTTACTCACCTGATCTTCTCGTTGCTGTTAAAGCAGTTACAATCCTGGCTAGAGTAGCTTGCTACTG TTACGAAGAAGGTTTGCCGGCGTATGGAGATGCTGACGTGGTGTCTTGCCTTGAGTCGCTGATCGTTTTGTTGGCGTTGGACGAGGGTCATCTGCGCCAGTTAAAAGTATGCCTGCGATCAACGGTGAAGCTGTGTGAGGCTAATCCGAAACATTGCCCCATATTCGTTGACGCCATTGGATCAACTCTGATAAATGCTAACACTGAAGGAGGGCAAGACAAGGGTCAAACTGTGGCACTGTGCGAAGCATTGGGGGCTATAGGCAGTTTGAGTGAAAATGCGTTGCTTCCGCTCCTTCCTGACATTTTGTTAAAGCTTGAACAAACTTCTCACGTTCACACAAAG GTGATGCTGTGCACTCTACTGTTCCAAACTGTGGCAGGTGGTTACGAGTGGAACGCAGAGTGTTTGAAAGCGATCGAGAAAGTCGTTGTGAGCATTGACGGATGGGCAAAATACCGCATCGCTCGTGGAGCTGCGAGGTACGGCCACCATAGTGTgtctacaaaaatatttcaaagccTTAAGGAAACCGTCGCTTCTGAACAGTTACACTTTTGGCTGTCCGGTCTTTACTTGGTCACCAGCGCAGAGAGTCATCTGTT GGACGACCCAAAAGAGAGCGACGGAGTCAAGAAAAAACTGGGCACAGTTGAAAGATTAAATGGAGCAATTGCCCGGTATGCTAGCGCATGTGCATCCCTTAAAGCAGCCAGCACACCATTACGGAGTCTACAATTCGCTAGCGAGTATTCAAAATTGCGATGTGAATTTCTTCAGTGTATGGTGCAGCTTCTACATTCCTGCAG GTCTCTGTGTACTGCTCCACCACCAGCAATTGCAGCCACAGTTGTTTTAGCCACTAGAGATGACTTGCAACGTTTTGGACGTGTTACTCAACAG CTGAGAAAGTCTGCAAAAGAGTTGAGGAATTGCGCAGAGAATTACCAAAAGCTTTATCAATCTGCTTTTGACGCTGATCCAGGATCATTAGCAAACATCAGAGC TTTGCAAGAAATGTGTCGTTTGATGGCAAATAGCGTAGAACGAGTCTGTGGGGGCGTCGGAGCAGCGATGTGTCAGCCTAACGAAACTGAATTCAATTTTGGTGAATCCGTTGAGATGAGACAACTGGCACGCTGTTGCACAGAAGTGTACAGATTGGCGCCGAGCTGTGGTAGAGAAGGCGACGGAGAAGGAGGGGCGATTAGTCACGTAAGAGTCGGGTGTTTAATAGCGCAGGTGACGCTGCTGGCTGGGGGTAAAGTCAGGCTTCCGTTGCCCCGTTACTTTTTCCAAGCACTGCAGGCCACCAGCGTGAAGCTCTCCGTTTCTCCACAACCTCGTGTTCTTGGTGAGCCCGTTTCTCTACCTCAAGGGAGCCAGCTTGCCCTCAAAGTTGAGGGTGTACTGAGACACGGCAGACGTGCATCTCTGTTTCGGTCCGTCGCTGCAGTCTGCATTTCCATATCCACTGCCCCTCCATCAAAAATCAACATAGATCAAAAG GATACGAATATGAACGAACTGCAGCAAACAGTGATACCTCACCGTGACTTCTTCGCCTGTGAGTTTCTACTCTCTTTAGGAAGTCCTGGGGCGGCAGCTGCTGTTTGTGGAGGCAGCACAAGCGGAAGCGGTGGCGGACAATATCAAGTGACTGCCAGTGCGAGTATTCTGGATAAAGCTGGGAATGTGTGGAAGTGTGGACCTCGTTCGACTCTTCAAGTTCGAGTGCACGAGGAACCTACAAAACGGAAATTACCTTGA